Proteins encoded together in one Branchiostoma lanceolatum isolate klBraLanc5 chromosome 11, klBraLanc5.hap2, whole genome shotgun sequence window:
- the LOC136444686 gene encoding forkhead box protein E4-like: protein MTAETKCDAAETPACVTENRPPQDPLSENEAVQVKAEPGDETTAQQNTSAGRRRKRPIQKGKPPYSYIALISMAIANSPERKLTLGGIYKFIMDRFPYYRDRDKKWQNSIRHNLTLNDCFVKIPREPGRPGKGNYWTLDPAAEDMFDNGSFLRRRKRFKRADSSTYMGNFMQDSTSAFTPTQTGRPPYQTMYATRDYLSQLPGGTGPTHPAIMHHYPSTTMSQHRMFSIDNIIAERQAGLMSTSPSDLTRGSLGMDQNPLNTLTSPAPQLTHSPTMPSPGLQVSNSNHSSFGMSAAMMQANSQSMASSLPYPFTPATTNTAFGTSSYSNASSCAQMYGNAGIRGTGSISDDLSQVAASVTQLNGNYMRQQAYNLERYVSPI from the coding sequence ATGACCGCGGAGACCAAGTGCGACGCGGCGGAGACACCCGCGTGTGTCACCGAGAACCGCCCCCCGCAGGACCCGCTGTCGGAGAACGAGGCCGTCCAGGTGAAGGCAGAGCCGGGAGACGAGACGACGGCTCAGCAGAATACAAGCGCGGGACGCCGCCGCAAGCGCCCGATCCAGAAGGGCAAGCCTCCGTACAGCTACATCGCTCTGATCTCGATGGCCATCGCCAACTCCCCCGAGAGGAAGCTGACCCTGGGCGGCATCTACAAGTTCATCATGGATCGGTTTCCCTACTACAGGGACCGCGACAAGAAGTGGCAGAACTCCATCCGACACAACCTGACGCTGAACGACTGCTTCGTGAAGATCCCGCGGGAGCCGGGCCGCCCCGGCAAGGGCAACTACTGGACGCTGGACCCCGCCGCCGAAGACATGTTCGACAACGGCAGCTTCCTGCGCAGAAGGAAGAGGTTTAAGCGAGCTGACAGCTCCACGTACATGGGGAACTTCATGCAGGACTCCACCAGCGCCTTCACGCCGACCCAGACGGGCAGGCCGCCGTACCAGACCATGTACGCTACGCGGGACTACCTGTCACAGCTACCGGGCGGCACGGGGCCGACGCACCCGGCCATCATGCATCACTACCCGAGCACCACCATGTCACAACACCGCATGTTCAGCATCGACAACATCATCGCCGAGCGCCAGGCCGGACTCATGTCCACCAGCCCCTCCGACCTCACCAGGGGGTCCCTGGGGATGGACCAGAACCCCCTCAACACCCTGACGTCCCCCGCTCCGCAGCTGACGCACTCCCCCACCATGCCCAGCCCGGGTCTGCAAGTCTCCAACTCCAACCATTCGTCCTTCGGCATGTCCGCGGCCATGATGCAGGCCAACTCCCAGAGTATGGCCTCCTCCCTGCCCTACCCTTTCACACCGGCCACCACCAACACGGCCTTCGGGACCTCCTCCTACTCCAACGCGAGCAGCTGTGCTCAGATGTACGGTAACGCCGGGATCCGCGGGACGGGCTCGATCTCCGACGACCTGTCGCAGGTTGCCGCCAGCGTTACCCAGCTGAACGGGAACTACATGCGGCAGCAGGCCTACAACTTAGAACGGTACGTCTCGCCGATATGA
- the LOC136444695 gene encoding ribitol-5-phosphate transferase FKTN-like, protein MCLWRRRKLRCFLFLLIASILSLIFQIWFIHNNSQFQGGSSFQGMVTKWLNSGSNDAQENLKLFMKHASQANLPLFLMDPSVLEAVRNVSRGSVDERRAPHHCRYLCSSQGVITLGLLGDSDVKVKPDLLQRLHGEGFQYVITEGHDPRLASVASMAAGKVPHHMLFRRHNFLIHIVVLYERPGKFLWHAAIEPEKTQKWMSLVEDRELPFGEYEGAYDKMEIVPTKLDGVKLNIPKIPSAFLQQIPHARFLECNYGQARKFHTAYGSDQTAEGVEFVGKAKSLLSQGRAVLDRIGVRFWMSSGTCLGWFRQCGIIPHSKDVDFGIWIKDYKDTLIPAFQAAGLSLKHRFGKVEDSFELSFQSGDVKLDIFFFYEEDDIMWNGGTQARTGKKFKYIFPRFTLCWTEFLDMKVRVPCETLAYVQANYGANWYEPVKQWDWKNSPPNVVPNGQWPEEEWSEVIQLFDVR, encoded by the exons ATGTGTCTGTGGAGGAGGAGGAAACTGCgatgttttttgtttcttctcATCGCCAGCATCCTCTCCCTCATCTTCCAAATATGGTTCATCCACAACAACTCTCAATTTCAG GGTGGTTCCTCCTTCCAAGGAATGGTCACCAAGTGGCTCAACTCAGGCAGCAATGATGCTCAG GAGAATTTGAAACTGTTCATGAAGCACGCCTCACAAGCCAACCTGCCATTGTTCCTGATGGACCCCTCAGTGCTGGAAGCTGTGAGGAACGTGTCCAGAGGTTCAGTAGATGAGAGGAGGGCTCCACATCACTGCAGATATCTGTGTAGTTCTCAGGGAGTCATCACACTAGGACTGCTGGGGGATTCTGATGTAAAAGTCAAG CCTGACCTGTTACAGCGTCTCCATGGCGAGGGTTTCCAGTATGTCATCACTGAAGGTCATGACCCCAGACTGGCAAGTGTGGCATCAATGGCTGCTGGCAAG GTTCCACATCACATGTTGTTCAGAAGGCACAACTTCCTTATCCACATTGTTGTGTTGTACGAGCGTCCAGGGAAGTTCCTGTGGCATGCAGCAATTGAACCAGAGAAAACACAGAAGTGGATGTCACTGGTAGAAGACAGGGAACTACCGTTTGGGGAGTATGAAGGGGCATATGACAA AATGGAGATAGTACCTACCAAACTAGATGGAGTAAAACTCAACATTCCCAAGATTCCGTCAGCATTCCTGCAGCAGATTCCACATGCCAGGTTCCTTGAGTGTAACTACGGGCAGGCCAGGAAGTTCCACACGGCGTACGGGTCGGACCAGACTGCGGAGGGTGTAGAGTTTGTTGGGAAGGCCAAGTCTCTGCTGTCTCAGGGCAGGGCTGTACTGGACAGGATAGGGGTGCGCTTCTGGATGAGCAGTGGAACATGTTTAG GTTGGTTCCGACAGTGTGGGATCATCCCCCACAGTAAAGATGTGGATTTTGGGATCTGGATCAAAGATTACAAGGACACGCTGATCCCAGCGTTCCAGGCAGCAGGATTGTCACTCAAACACAGGTTTGGAAAG GTGGAGGACAGTTTTGAGCTGTCTTTCCAGTCAGGAGATGTAAAActggacatttttttcttctacgaGGAGGATGACATCATGTGGAATGGTGGGACACAGGCACGCACCGGCAAGAAGTTCAA GTACATATTCCCCAGGTTCACCCTGTGTTGGACAGAGTTTTTGGACATGAAGGTTCGGGTGCCATGTGAGACTCTCGCGTACGTCCAGGCCAACTACGGAGCCAACTGGTACGAACCGGTCAAGCAGTGGGACTGGAAAAACAGCCCTCCCAACGTCGTGCCAAACGGCCAGTGGCCGGAAGAGGAGTGGTCAGAAGTAATACAGTTGTTTGATGTGAGATGA